From Vibrio splendidus, a single genomic window includes:
- the fliJ gene encoding flagellar export protein FliJ: MDNALEFLLDQAKDQENQAVLALNKANSELQGYYEQVAQIEKYRLDYCQQLIDRGKAGLTASQYGHLNRFLTQLDETLSKQREAEHHFKNQVDNCQNYWMELRKKRKSYEWLMEKKQKEKAKLQDQREQKQMDEFSTLMYGRKKM; the protein is encoded by the coding sequence ATGGATAACGCATTAGAATTTTTGCTCGACCAAGCCAAGGATCAAGAGAACCAAGCCGTACTCGCGCTCAACAAAGCGAATTCAGAGCTTCAAGGTTACTATGAGCAGGTCGCTCAGATTGAAAAGTACCGACTTGATTACTGTCAGCAACTTATTGACCGCGGAAAAGCAGGACTCACAGCGAGTCAGTACGGTCACTTGAACCGTTTCTTAACTCAACTAGATGAAACATTATCTAAACAGAGAGAAGCGGAGCACCATTTTAAAAACCAAGTCGACAACTGCCAAAACTACTGGATGGAGCTACGTAAAAAGCGTAAATCCTACGAGTGGTTGATGGAGAAAAAACAAAAAGAGAAGGCAAAGCTGCAAGATCAAAGAGAACAAAAGCAAATGGATGAGTTCTCGACGCTGATGTATGGCCGAAAGAAGATGTGA